Proteins encoded within one genomic window of Amycolatopsis nigrescens CSC17Ta-90:
- a CDS encoding DinB family protein, which yields MAGHDHWQAVRASVRETGDRFAELVATAPEPGAMATTDWSVAETAAHVTAIAWMYTALARPAERSAVPEDLVLGATLDTVAEFNERTLELFTERDPRALAQRLRTEIGHLLLVTDGLDPARTVTWLGGARVPLDGLLAHLLNELLIHGRDIAVATRSRWPIPAPDAALFFELFLVGLLRNDVGNLVGPAPDRRIAVEFRSRHTTPVVLVLRAGGVTVEEPGGATDVRLSFDPSTLNLMMFHRIGRLRALSTGRVVVSGRRPWLLPAFLRVLRMP from the coding sequence GTGGCCGGGCATGATCACTGGCAGGCGGTTCGCGCGTCGGTCCGGGAGACCGGGGACAGGTTCGCCGAGCTGGTGGCCACCGCGCCGGAGCCGGGGGCGATGGCGACCACGGACTGGTCGGTGGCCGAGACCGCCGCGCACGTGACCGCCATCGCCTGGATGTACACCGCGCTGGCCCGTCCGGCCGAGCGTTCGGCCGTCCCCGAGGACCTGGTCCTTGGCGCCACCCTGGACACGGTTGCCGAGTTCAACGAGCGGACCCTGGAGCTGTTCACCGAACGGGATCCGCGAGCGCTCGCCCAGCGGCTGCGCACCGAGATCGGCCACCTGCTGCTGGTGACCGACGGCCTTGACCCGGCGCGGACGGTCACCTGGCTTGGCGGCGCCAGGGTCCCGCTCGACGGCCTGCTCGCCCATCTGCTCAACGAACTGCTCATCCACGGCCGCGACATCGCGGTCGCGACCCGGTCGCGCTGGCCGATACCGGCGCCGGACGCGGCCCTGTTCTTCGAGCTGTTCCTCGTCGGCCTGCTGCGCAACGACGTGGGGAACCTGGTGGGCCCGGCGCCGGATCGCCGCATCGCCGTCGAGTTTCGCTCCCGGCACACCACGCCGGTGGTGCTGGTGCTACGCGCGGGCGGGGTGACGGTCGAAGAGCCCGGTGGCGCCACCGACGTGCGCCTGTCCTTCGACCCGTCGACCTTGAACCTGATGATGTTCCACCGCATCGGCAGGCTGCGGGCCTTGTCGACCGGCAGGGTCGTGGTCAGTGGCCGCCGGCCGTGGCTGCTGCCCGCCTTCCTGCGGGTCCTGCGGATGCCTTAG
- a CDS encoding ABC transporter permease translates to MLPAGMYAGRASALVERSALTYTRAWLVFVSGVLEPLFYLLAFQIGFGRLVSEVTGPGGKVLSYVAFVAPALLASSAMNGAMFDSTFNVFFKFRYSKIYDAMLATPIGPLDIALGEISWAVLRGGIYSVAFLGVMAVMGLVTTPLALLMVPVALLIAFAFAAIGMWCTTFIRSPSQFDFIQLAVMPMFLFSTTFYPLTVYPEALRVVVQCFPLYHGVELMRGLSTGVLDPSMFGHLAYLVCLAALGVYGAAHRIGKLLLR, encoded by the coding sequence ATGCTCCCGGCCGGGATGTACGCGGGCCGGGCCAGTGCGCTCGTGGAGCGGTCCGCGCTCACCTACACCCGCGCCTGGCTGGTGTTCGTCTCCGGCGTGCTGGAGCCGCTGTTCTACCTGCTCGCCTTCCAGATCGGCTTCGGCAGGCTGGTCAGCGAGGTGACCGGGCCCGGCGGCAAGGTGCTGAGCTACGTGGCCTTCGTGGCACCCGCGCTGCTGGCGTCCTCGGCGATGAACGGCGCGATGTTCGACTCCACCTTCAACGTCTTCTTCAAGTTCCGCTACAGCAAGATCTACGACGCGATGCTGGCCACCCCGATCGGGCCGCTGGACATCGCACTCGGCGAGATCAGCTGGGCGGTGCTGCGCGGCGGCATCTACTCGGTCGCCTTCCTCGGCGTGATGGCGGTGATGGGGCTGGTGACCACGCCGTTGGCGCTGCTGATGGTGCCGGTGGCGCTGCTCATCGCGTTCGCCTTCGCCGCGATCGGCATGTGGTGCACCACCTTCATCCGGTCACCTTCGCAGTTCGACTTCATCCAGCTCGCCGTGATGCCGATGTTCCTGTTCTCCACCACCTTCTACCCGCTGACGGTGTACCCGGAGGCGTTGCGCGTGGTGGTGCAGTGCTTCCCGCTGTACCACGGGGTGGAGCTGATGCGCGGACTGTCCACCGGGGTGCTCGACCCGAGCATGTTCGGGCACCTGGCCTACCTGGTCTGCCTGGCCGCGCTCGGGGTCTACGGCGCCGCGCACCGGATCGGCAAGCTGCTGCTCCGCTAG
- a CDS encoding ABC transporter permease, translated as MTDHTISSGQVVGSWRAAWLRVEGHWTWYRRYWKTTFYSTGLQPLLFLTAMGLGFGSQVQPGAATGGLSYLHYVAPTLLVSGALMQGVGEASYPVLSGFKWQKDYLAVTATPITPGQLLGGQLIWTALRLVLAASVYAAVALAFGAWLNAGVLLVVLVGVLTGLSAAAPIMAIAATTYDEGERFAAIFRFAVMPMTLFAGTFFPVDQIPIALRWLAWISPMWHGNELARGVTLGGLGALPALGHLAYLAAVLGTGTWFARKYFYRRLVV; from the coding sequence ATGACGGATCATACGATCTCTTCGGGCCAGGTGGTCGGCTCGTGGCGAGCGGCCTGGCTCCGGGTGGAGGGGCACTGGACCTGGTACCGGCGGTACTGGAAGACCACCTTCTACTCCACCGGGCTGCAGCCGCTGCTGTTCCTCACCGCGATGGGACTGGGCTTCGGCTCGCAGGTCCAGCCGGGCGCGGCCACCGGCGGGCTGTCCTACCTGCACTACGTGGCACCGACGCTGCTCGTCTCCGGCGCGCTGATGCAGGGTGTCGGCGAGGCGAGCTACCCGGTGCTGTCCGGTTTCAAGTGGCAGAAGGACTATCTGGCGGTCACCGCCACCCCGATCACGCCGGGTCAGCTGCTCGGCGGCCAGCTGATCTGGACGGCGTTGCGGCTGGTGCTGGCCGCGTCGGTGTACGCGGCGGTCGCGCTGGCCTTCGGTGCCTGGCTGAACGCCGGGGTGCTGCTGGTGGTGCTGGTCGGTGTGCTCACCGGGCTGTCGGCCGCGGCTCCGATCATGGCGATCGCGGCGACCACCTACGACGAGGGGGAGCGGTTCGCCGCGATCTTCCGGTTCGCGGTGATGCCGATGACGCTGTTCGCCGGCACCTTCTTCCCGGTCGACCAGATCCCGATCGCGTTGCGCTGGCTGGCCTGGATCTCCCCGATGTGGCACGGAAACGAGCTGGCCAGGGGAGTGACCCTCGGCGGTCTCGGCGCGCTGCCCGCACTCGGTCACCTCGCGTACCTGGCCGCCGTGCTCGGCACCGGGACCTGGTTCGCCAGGAAGTACTTCTACCGTCGGCTGGTGGTCTGA
- a CDS encoding FadR/GntR family transcriptional regulator, whose translation MSPPTGARANQRALRESIKRLIVERGLGPGSPLPTELELSQELEVSRHPLREAMKALEALGIVDIRHGHGTYVGSVSLGGLEDGLTFRSARSINGDLSDIRDLLEVREVLELGLVRRVLDAEIDLAELERAVRAMEAEAEKGEYAPEADWRFHETLYRPLGNELVLDLLRVFWRVFNSLDRELPRGESSPAVTAGWHREILEALRAEDEPALRAAVDEHFRGIRARVTAELGTAEEPQEPAER comes from the coding sequence GTGAGCCCTCCGACCGGCGCCCGTGCCAACCAGCGGGCCCTGCGGGAGTCGATCAAACGGCTGATCGTCGAGCGCGGGCTGGGGCCGGGGTCCCCGCTGCCCACCGAGCTGGAACTCAGCCAGGAGCTCGAAGTGAGCAGGCATCCGCTGCGCGAGGCGATGAAGGCGCTGGAGGCGCTGGGCATCGTGGACATCCGGCACGGCCACGGCACCTATGTCGGCTCGGTGTCCCTCGGCGGCCTGGAAGACGGCCTCACGTTCCGCAGCGCCAGGTCGATCAACGGTGACCTCTCCGACATTCGCGACCTGCTGGAGGTGCGCGAGGTACTGGAGCTGGGACTCGTCCGGCGAGTGCTGGACGCCGAAATCGACCTGGCGGAGCTGGAACGTGCCGTCCGGGCGATGGAGGCGGAGGCCGAGAAGGGCGAGTACGCACCGGAGGCGGACTGGCGGTTCCACGAGACGCTGTACCGGCCGCTGGGCAACGAGCTGGTGCTGGACCTGCTGCGGGTGTTCTGGCGGGTGTTCAACTCACTGGACCGCGAGCTGCCGCGCGGGGAGAGTTCGCCCGCGGTCACCGCCGGCTGGCATCGCGAGATCCTGGAAGCCCTGCGTGCCGAGGACGAACCCGCCCTGCGCGCCGCCGTCGACGAGCACTTCCGCGGCATCAGGGCCAGGGTGACCGCGGAACTGGGCACGGCAGAAGAACCGCAGGAGCCCGCGGAGCGTTAA
- a CDS encoding ABC transporter ATP-binding protein produces MVQAKALVKRFGDFEAVRGIDVEVHRGEAFGFLGPNGAGKSSTMRMIASVSPRSDGDLRVLGMDPDREGPRIRARLGVVPQQDNLDTELTVRQNLHVYGRYFGLSRAKVRERAIELMEFAQLSDRAEAEVESLSGGMKRRLTIARSLVNDPELLLLDEPTTGLDPQARHLLWDRLFRLKSQGVTLIITTHYMDEAEQLCDRLVVMDGGRIAAEGSPAELIRRYSSREVLELRFAPGTQDAVVDTVSALAERVEVLPDRVLLYTEAGEAALEKAHAEGVRPLSSLVRRSTLEDVFLRLTGRTLVD; encoded by the coding sequence ATGGTCCAGGCCAAGGCACTGGTGAAGCGTTTCGGGGACTTCGAGGCCGTCCGGGGGATCGACGTAGAGGTCCATCGCGGTGAGGCGTTCGGGTTCCTGGGGCCGAACGGGGCCGGCAAGTCCTCGACCATGCGCATGATCGCGAGCGTGTCCCCGCGCTCGGACGGCGACCTGCGCGTGCTCGGCATGGACCCGGATCGCGAAGGGCCGCGGATCAGGGCCAGGCTCGGCGTGGTCCCGCAGCAGGACAACCTGGACACCGAGCTGACCGTGCGGCAGAACCTGCACGTCTACGGCCGGTACTTCGGGCTTTCCCGCGCGAAGGTGCGGGAGCGGGCGATCGAGCTGATGGAGTTCGCCCAGCTCTCGGACCGCGCCGAAGCGGAGGTCGAATCGCTCTCCGGCGGCATGAAGCGTCGGCTCACCATCGCGCGGTCCCTGGTCAACGACCCGGAGCTGCTGCTGCTCGACGAGCCGACCACCGGGCTCGACCCGCAGGCCCGGCACCTGCTGTGGGACCGGCTGTTCCGGCTGAAGTCCCAGGGCGTCACGCTGATCATCACCACGCACTACATGGACGAGGCCGAGCAGCTGTGCGACCGGCTGGTGGTGATGGACGGCGGCCGGATCGCCGCGGAGGGCTCGCCCGCCGAGCTGATCCGGCGGTACTCCAGCCGCGAGGTGCTGGAGCTGCGGTTCGCGCCGGGCACCCAGGACGCGGTCGTGGACACGGTTTCCGCACTGGCCGAACGGGTGGAGGTGCTGCCGGACCGGGTGCTGCTCTACACCGAGGCCGGGGAGGCCGCGCTGGAGAAGGCGCACGCCGAGGGGGTGCGGCCGCTGTCCAGCCTGGTCCGCCGCAGCACCCTGGAGGACGTCTTCCTGCGCCTGACCGGGCGGACGCTGGTGGACTGA
- a CDS encoding phosphodiester glycosidase family protein — protein sequence MSLAVLPAVPVGADSLAAPLGPPPVEGAPAASSAAEGPRTFGTAADDGLVTSTATSAVAPGLNLTEFDRYDPAGWIRGDTLTVDLGSPAVRPSYLSPGQVAARTPLSEQLRRTGAVAGVNGDFFDINATGAPLGVGIDEGVLQTAPAAGHNLTAAVTEDGKARLAEVFLDATVSLPGGKTAKATNLNGAVLPDGGLGVYTPLWGAASRATAVAGAQRVLEVELRDGVVTELRPRPADGPIAAGGTVLLARDAAVDVLAGLRVGERVAVAYAPRTDAGKVAVAVGGNKVLVRDGRIEPVDAVTAHPRTAVGFSADGSRMWLATIDGRQADSRGMTELELARHLVSLGADDAINLDGGGSSTLLARAQGEAAPDLRNSPSDGGERLVPNGIGFGTAPGSGRLTGFAPHPAVRDGRSDRVLSGLSRDLVAGGHDETGAAVGARPRWFTTNPVRGSVTDGRFTARANPFVPDRHDSVDVYAADGAVRGKTTLSVLGKPVRLGTSAEQVALSGPGARGRFEVYGYDADGYGTWIDPDDVKLDYDPAVVRIEPDGTGFAVTALAGSGAAPITATAAGLSTHLAASVGTTDRVLSPLDGPAGWQATVFPAVVGAALSTAPGRDGGSGLALDYRLTGTTATRAAYVNAAAPIALPPGSQKIGLWVNGDGRGAWLRAELRDAANVPSIVDLALSVDWTGWRRVEAAIPAGLPAGQRLSRFYAVENMPDQQYEGRLVFDDLSVSVAPSAEVPVDPPERDPAVVTDGNSEGDGPRIAVVSDAQFTADDPTGPLVAQARRALREAVAAKPDLVLLNGDFVDRGTAPDFDLARKVISEELDGRAPWHYLPGNHEADGGTGLTEFQAEFGQTHRVLDVRGIRLVLLDSSRGSLRGGGFDQVRMLRDALDGARGDSAVRGVLVAMHHPVTDPSPTGNSQLADRKEAKLLTEWLTGFERDSGKPAAAVASHAGVFSMSRVDGVPYLVNGNSGKAPAAAPGDGGFVGWTMLRMNPADRAAPVRAETRPNVDELTLTGPAELATGARGDVRAVVSQGGRAVPVGYPVSADWRGAPGTHIVEPAWWGGSTRPAPGDVASFDPATGVLTALRPGTATLTVTVNSVTRPLHTLIR from the coding sequence GTGTCACTGGCCGTGCTGCCCGCCGTGCCGGTGGGCGCGGACTCGCTGGCCGCCCCGCTCGGGCCGCCTCCGGTGGAGGGCGCGCCGGCCGCCTCCTCCGCCGCCGAGGGCCCGCGCACCTTCGGCACCGCTGCGGACGACGGCCTGGTGACGAGCACCGCGACCTCGGCGGTGGCGCCGGGGCTGAACCTCACCGAGTTCGACCGCTACGACCCGGCGGGCTGGATCCGCGGCGACACGCTCACCGTCGATCTCGGCTCTCCGGCGGTGCGGCCCAGCTACCTCAGCCCCGGCCAGGTCGCCGCGCGCACCCCGCTGTCCGAGCAGCTGCGCCGGACCGGCGCGGTGGCCGGGGTCAACGGGGACTTCTTCGACATCAACGCCACCGGTGCCCCGCTCGGCGTCGGGATCGACGAGGGCGTGCTGCAGACCGCGCCCGCCGCCGGGCACAACCTGACCGCGGCGGTCACCGAGGACGGCAAGGCCAGGCTGGCCGAGGTGTTCCTGGACGCCACCGTCTCGCTGCCCGGTGGGAAGACGGCCAAGGCGACCAACCTCAACGGTGCCGTGCTGCCCGACGGCGGGCTCGGCGTCTACACCCCGCTCTGGGGCGCCGCGTCGCGCGCCACCGCGGTGGCCGGCGCCCAGCGGGTGCTGGAGGTCGAACTGCGCGACGGCGTGGTCACCGAGCTGCGCCCGCGGCCCGCCGACGGGCCGATCGCCGCGGGCGGCACCGTCCTGCTGGCCAGGGATGCGGCGGTGGACGTGCTCGCCGGGCTGCGGGTGGGGGAGCGGGTCGCGGTCGCCTACGCGCCGCGCACCGACGCGGGCAAGGTCGCGGTGGCGGTCGGCGGCAACAAGGTGCTGGTGCGGGACGGGCGGATCGAGCCGGTGGACGCGGTCACCGCGCATCCCCGCACCGCGGTCGGCTTCTCCGCGGACGGCTCCCGGATGTGGCTGGCCACCATCGACGGCAGGCAGGCGGACAGCCGCGGGATGACCGAGCTCGAACTCGCCAGGCACCTGGTTTCGCTCGGTGCCGACGACGCCATCAACCTCGACGGCGGCGGCTCGTCGACCCTGCTGGCCAGGGCGCAGGGCGAGGCCGCGCCGGACCTGCGCAACTCGCCGTCGGACGGCGGGGAACGCCTGGTGCCCAACGGAATCGGCTTCGGCACCGCGCCGGGCAGCGGCCGGCTCACCGGCTTCGCCCCGCACCCGGCGGTGCGCGACGGCAGGTCGGACCGGGTGCTTTCCGGGCTGTCCCGTGACCTGGTCGCCGGCGGCCACGACGAGACCGGCGCCGCGGTCGGCGCGCGGCCGCGGTGGTTCACCACCAACCCGGTGCGCGGCTCGGTCACCGACGGCCGGTTCACCGCGCGCGCCAACCCGTTCGTCCCCGACCGGCACGACAGCGTGGACGTCTACGCGGCCGACGGCGCGGTGCGCGGCAAGACCACGCTGTCGGTGCTGGGCAAGCCGGTCCGGCTGGGCACCAGCGCCGAGCAGGTCGCGCTGTCCGGCCCCGGCGCGCGCGGCCGGTTCGAGGTCTACGGCTACGACGCGGACGGCTACGGCACCTGGATCGACCCGGACGACGTGAAGCTGGACTACGACCCGGCCGTGGTGCGGATCGAACCGGACGGCACCGGGTTCGCGGTCACCGCGCTGGCCGGCTCCGGTGCTGCCCCGATCACCGCCACAGCGGCCGGGCTGAGCACGCACCTGGCCGCGTCCGTGGGCACCACGGACCGCGTCCTGTCGCCTTTGGACGGTCCGGCGGGCTGGCAGGCCACGGTGTTCCCGGCCGTGGTCGGTGCGGCGTTGTCCACCGCGCCGGGGCGGGACGGCGGTTCCGGGCTGGCGCTGGACTACCGGCTGACCGGCACCACGGCGACCAGGGCCGCCTACGTCAACGCCGCCGCGCCGATCGCGCTGCCGCCGGGCAGCCAGAAGATTGGCCTGTGGGTCAACGGGGACGGCCGTGGTGCCTGGCTGCGCGCCGAACTGCGCGACGCCGCGAACGTTCCGTCCATTGTGGACCTCGCGCTGAGCGTGGACTGGACCGGCTGGCGCCGGGTGGAGGCGGCGATCCCGGCCGGGCTGCCCGCCGGGCAGCGGCTGAGCAGGTTCTACGCGGTGGAGAACATGCCGGACCAGCAGTACGAAGGGCGGCTGGTGTTCGACGACCTCTCGGTGTCGGTCGCGCCTTCGGCCGAGGTGCCGGTGGACCCGCCCGAGCGTGATCCTGCCGTGGTCACCGACGGCAACTCCGAAGGCGACGGCCCGCGGATCGCGGTGGTCAGCGACGCGCAGTTCACCGCGGACGACCCGACCGGCCCGCTGGTCGCGCAGGCCAGGCGCGCGCTGCGCGAGGCGGTGGCCGCGAAACCGGACCTGGTGCTGCTCAACGGCGACTTCGTGGACCGCGGCACGGCCCCGGACTTCGACCTGGCCAGGAAGGTGATCAGCGAGGAGCTCGACGGCCGCGCGCCATGGCATTACCTGCCGGGCAACCACGAGGCGGACGGGGGCACCGGCCTGACCGAGTTCCAGGCGGAGTTCGGGCAGACCCACCGCGTGCTGGACGTCCGGGGAATCCGGCTGGTGCTGCTGGATTCCTCGCGCGGCAGCCTGCGCGGCGGCGGTTTCGACCAGGTGCGGATGCTGCGCGACGCGCTGGACGGGGCGCGCGGGGACAGCGCGGTCCGCGGCGTGCTGGTGGCCATGCACCACCCGGTCACCGACCCGAGCCCGACCGGGAACTCGCAGCTGGCCGACCGCAAGGAGGCGAAGCTGCTCACCGAGTGGCTGACCGGCTTCGAGCGCGACTCCGGCAAACCGGCGGCCGCGGTCGCCTCCCACGCCGGCGTCTTCAGCATGTCCAGAGTGGACGGTGTGCCGTACCTGGTGAACGGGAACTCGGGCAAGGCACCGGCCGCGGCGCCCGGCGACGGCGGCTTCGTCGGCTGGACGATGCTGCGGATGAACCCGGCCGACCGGGCCGCCCCGGTGCGCGCGGAGACTAGGCCGAACGTGGACGAGCTGACCCTCACCGGCCCGGCCGAGCTGGCCACCGGCGCCCGCGGCGACGTGCGCGCGGTGGTCTCCCAGGGCGGCCGCGCGGTGCCGGTCGGCTACCCGGTGAGCGCGGACTGGCGCGGTGCCCCCGGCACGCACATCGTCGAGCCGGCCTGGTGGGGCGGCAGCACCCGGCCGGCACCGGGGGACGTGGCGTCCTTCGACCCGGCCACCGGCGTGCTCACCGCCCTCCGCCCCGGCACCGCCACCCTCACCGTCACCGTCAACTCCGTCACCCGCCCCCTCCACACCCTCATCCGCTGA